GACCCATGCGCATTCTCACGATAACCTGCTCGGTGGCGGCGCTGCTGTCAGCGTCGCCCCTCGCCGCACAGACCCTCAATGTCGCCTCGGCCGGCGACCAGAATATGGTCGACTACGTCAAGGACTATCTCGGCCCGATGTTCGAGAAGAGCCATCCCGGCGTGAAGGTTGTCTCGGTCGGCACCGGTCCCGGCGATGCCGGCTCCCAGAAGATCTTTGAGAAGCTCGACGCCCAGAAAGGCGCAGCGACCACCGATTTCGACGTGGTGGTGATCCACCAGAAGGCCGCCGGGACGATGGTGAAGCAAGGGCTGCTCGCGAAATACACGGACAAGGTCGACACCGCGAAACTGGTTTCCAGCGAGACCGCCAAGAACTCGCTCGGCGCCGACGTCTCGGGCTACGTCATCCCGATGTTCCAGTCGCAGACGGCGCTCGCCTACAATGCCGACATGCTCAAGAACCCGCCCGACAACTTCGCCGAGCTGAAGGAGTGGGTGAAAAAGAATCCGAAGCAGTTCGGCTACAATGGCATCAAGGGCGGCATGTCCGGCGTGGCTTTCGTCGCCGGCTGGATCTATGCCTTCGGCGGCGACGCCGGCAAACTGATTCAGGGGCCGTATGATCCGGCCGAGAAGGCCAAGTGGGACGCAGCCTTCAGCGAGCTGAAGGACTTCAACAAGAACATCGTCATCACGCCCGGCAATGCCGGCACGCTCGACATGCTCAACCGCGGCGAGATCGCGATGGGCCCGGTCTGGGTCGACATGTTCTATTCCTGGCAGGCTGACGGCAAGCTGCCGCCCAACATGAAGCTCAAGCTCGCATCGCCCGGCATGCCCGGCCAGCCGATGTACTACGCCGTGCCGGAGAAGGCGGCGCAGCCGAAGCTCGCAGAGGAGTTCATCGCGCTCGCCACCAGCCCGCAGGTCCAGGCGGACGGCATCGTCAAGAAGTTCAACTGGTATCCGGGCATCGACGCCAAGAACCTCGAAGGCAAGCTCGACAAGACGGCGTGGGACAAGCTCTTCACCGACATCACCCCGGCAGACCTGTCCAAGAACGCGAAGCCCTTCCCGATCGCGCCCTATTTCAACGACATCCTCGAGGGCTACGAGAAGAAGGTCGCGAACTGAGGGGCGCGCTTGGCGAGATGGCGTTCGGAACGCCGCGGCATATCATGAGCCTGTCCCCACGCCAGCTCGCCTTGCTGCTGATCGCGCCGGGTCTCGCGCTCGTCGCGGGGCTGTTCCTCTACCCGCTCTGCTTCTCTCTCGTCTCGGCCTTTACCGGTCCTGAGGGCGGGTTCTCCCTGCAGGCCTTCGGCAAGGCCTTCGAGCTCTATTCCGGCGACGTCGTCTTCACGATCGTCATCGTGGTGACCTCCTGCGCGTTGACGGCGGTGGCGGCGGTCGCCATCGCCGGCACCCTGACGCTCGGCGAGAACCCGTGGGTCGTCGGAGCGCTCCGCGCCCTTTACCGCTGGCCCCTGTTCATTCCCTTCATCGTGGCCGCGCAGTGCATGCGCACCTTCCTCGCCAAGAACGGGCTGATGAACAACACCTTCGTCTCGCTCGGCCTGCTGGAGCCGTTGCAGGCGGCGAGCTATCTCGACTGGCGCGGAATCATCATCACCTTCGTGTGGAAGCAGACCCCGTTCGTCGCCCTGCTGCTGGCCGGCGCGCTGGCCTCGCTCGACCGCGCGACTCTCGAGGCCGGGCGCAATCTCGGCGCCTCGCGGCTCAGGGTTCTGATCGAGCTGGCGCTGCCGCAGGTGATGCCGACGCTGCTCGTCGCGCTCGTCCTGTCCTTCGTGACGATGCTCTCGGTGCTCTCCGTGCCGATGATGGTGGCCGGTTCGCAACCGACCATGTTGACCGTCGACATGGCCTTCCGCATCAACGCCTATGGCGACTATGCCACGGCGAATGCGCTCGGCGTCATCACCTACCTGATCAGCGCCGGTGCTGCGATCCTCTATCTCCGACACGGCATGGCGAAGGAGGGCGCGCCATGAACCGCGTCGCATCCGTGCTGCGCGCTGCGCTGGCAGGCGTTCTTCTTGCGGCCTTCGCCTTTGCGCTGATTGGTCCGCTCGCCAATCTGGCACTGTGGTCGGTGGCCGAGCGTTGGTACACACCCTACAAGCTGCCGGTCACCTACGGCACCCGCTACTGGGAGCAGGTCTTCCGCCCGACCGGCGACGCCATGGCCTCGCTCGGGACCTCGGTCTCGATTGCGGTGTTGACAGTTGTCGTCGCACTCGCGCTCTCCGTGCCGGCCGGCTACGCGCTGGCGCGCCTGAAGCTGCCGATGCGCTGGCTGTTCATGATCGTGTTCC
This region of Bradyrhizobium sp. CCGUVB1N3 genomic DNA includes:
- a CDS encoding ABC transporter permease, with product MSPRQLALLLIAPGLALVAGLFLYPLCFSLVSAFTGPEGGFSLQAFGKAFELYSGDVVFTIVIVVTSCALTAVAAVAIAGTLTLGENPWVVGALRALYRWPLFIPFIVAAQCMRTFLAKNGLMNNTFVSLGLLEPLQAASYLDWRGIIITFVWKQTPFVALLLAGALASLDRATLEAGRNLGASRLRVLIELALPQVMPTLLVALVLSFVTMLSVLSVPMMVAGSQPTMLTVDMAFRINAYGDYATANALGVITYLISAGAAILYLRHGMAKEGAP
- a CDS encoding extracellular solute-binding protein, which encodes MRILTITCSVAALLSASPLAAQTLNVASAGDQNMVDYVKDYLGPMFEKSHPGVKVVSVGTGPGDAGSQKIFEKLDAQKGAATTDFDVVVIHQKAAGTMVKQGLLAKYTDKVDTAKLVSSETAKNSLGADVSGYVIPMFQSQTALAYNADMLKNPPDNFAELKEWVKKNPKQFGYNGIKGGMSGVAFVAGWIYAFGGDAGKLIQGPYDPAEKAKWDAAFSELKDFNKNIVITPGNAGTLDMLNRGEIAMGPVWVDMFYSWQADGKLPPNMKLKLASPGMPGQPMYYAVPEKAAQPKLAEEFIALATSPQVQADGIVKKFNWYPGIDAKNLEGKLDKTAWDKLFTDITPADLSKNAKPFPIAPYFNDILEGYEKKVAN